A region from the Hevea brasiliensis isolate MT/VB/25A 57/8 unplaced genomic scaffold, ASM3005281v1 Scaf276, whole genome shotgun sequence genome encodes:
- the LOC131176920 gene encoding putative disease resistance protein RGA3 yields the protein MRIWVCVLDPFDEIKIAKAILESLTNVVPNLHELQTILQNIQQSLKGKKFLLILDDVWEENSAKWEQLKDCLQCGSSGSRTLVTTRKEIAANAIGCIDIYKIGQLSAEDSWLLFSQIAFFGWSNGERGPFEDIGKKIVSRCKGLPLAVKTLGSLLFTKKSKTEWQTIMDSEVWELENAEVDIFPHLWLSYNDLSPPLRQCFSYCAIFSRDHLIIKEKLIKSWMAHGYLKETSRKDMERIGEEYFQNLASRSFFQDINIDKFSYISYTCKMHDIVHDFAQYIRRDECFSMEVCSSVELSMESVNKEARYSRIVLAEGSLPGCFYDVKKLRGLIVESKRDSALTTVLPILVNELTCLRSLDLSYCKIREIPSTISQLIHLRQLDLSFNSELKLLPEALCELYNLQTLDIHRCRNLEKLPLGIGKLVNLREAFSLEDLESLNLLQGLLVLECLGNVGNINGAKQAQLKKKKGINTMHFTFDGEEGDWRVSHGEQLLEVLETPPNLEFLDILHYEGTVFPSWIMSLTNLKRIVLDDFNNCEKLPPLGKLPFLERLGLWGMKRLKMLGVEFLGIETSSQHGISSADAAFPKLTSLVLGSLEEWEEWNEHKWRRRYYQFYNPPMSLFTLDLGLPKIEVGGTTRLPSPEDVRI from the exons ATGAGAATATGGGTTTGTGTCTTGGATCCCTTTGATGAGATTAAGATTGCCAAGGCAATCCTTGAATCTCTTACAAATGTGGTCCCAAATTTACATGAATTGCAAACTATATTGCAGAACATACAACAATCTCTAAAGGGAAAGAAGTTTCTTCTCATACTTGATGATGTgtgggaagaaaattctgcaaaaTGGGAACAACTGAAAGATTGTCTCCAATGTGGTTCATCAGGAAGTAGAACTTTGGTGACCACACGTAAGGAGATTGCTGCAAATGCAATAGGCTGCATTGACATATACAAAATAGGGCAATTGTCCGCAGAAGATTCATGGTTATTATTTAGTCAAATTGCATTTTTTGGATGGAGCAATGGAGAGCGTGGGCCATTCGAAGACATTGGTAAGAAAATTGTAAGCAGGTGCAAGGGTTTGCCTCTTGCAGTGAAGACTCTAGGAAGTCTTTTGTTTACAAAAAAATCGAAAACTGAGTGGCAAACCATCATGGATAGTGAGGTATGGGAACTAGAAAATGCAGAAGTTGATATTTTTCCCCATTTATGGCTCAGTTATAATGATTTGTCCCCACCATTGAGGCAGTGTTTCTCTTATTGTGCTATTTTCTCCAGGGACCATTTGATAATAAAAGAAAAACTGATTAAGTCATGGATGGCACATGGTTATCTTAAGGAAACATCAAGAAAAGACATGGAGAGAATTGGTGAAGAGTATTTCCAGAATTTAGCTTCACGCTCTTTCTTCCAAGATATCAACATAGATAAATTTTCATACATTTCATATACTTGTAAGATGCATGACATAGTGCATGATTTTGCCCAGTATATTAGGAGGGATGAATGTTTTAGCATGGAGGTTTGTAGTTCTGTTGAGCTAAGTATGGAATCTGTCAATAAAGAAGCTCGTTATTCAAGGATAGTACTTGCAGAAGGCTCATTACCAGGCTGCTTTTATGATGTAAAGAAACTACGTGGCCTCATAGTTGAGTCTAAAAGGGATTCTGCGCTCACAACAGTGCTACCTATTTTAGTCAACGAATTAACTTGTTTGAGATCCTTAGATCTAAGTTATTGTAAGATCAGAGAAATTCCATCAACAATAAGCCAATTGATACATTTGAGGCAACTTGACTTGTCTTTTAATAGTGAACTGAAGCTGTTGCCTGAAGCATTGTGTGAATTATATAATTTGCAAACTTTAGATATTCATCGTTGTAGGAATTTGGAAAAGCTGCCCCTTGGAATTGGAAAACTTGTCAACTTAAG AGAAGCATTCTCTCTAGAGGATCTAGAAAGCCTGAACCTTCTTCAAGGATTGCTTGTTTTAGAGTGCCTAGGAAACGTGGGGAACATTAATGGGGCTAAGCAAGCACAActcaagaaaaagaaaggaatcaacacaatgcattttacttttgatgGAGAGGAAGGGGATTGGAGAGTAAGTCACGGTGAACAATTACTTGAAGTCTTAGAAACaccacctaatttggagtttttagATATACTTCATTACGAAGGCACAGTTTTTCCAAGTTGGATCATGTCATTAACTAATTTGAAGCGCATTGTGCTCGACGATTTTAACAACTGTGAGAAATTACCTCCTTTGGGAAAGTTGCCTTTCCTTGAACGACTTGGTTTGTGGGGCATGAAACGCCTGAAAATGTTGGGTGTTGAGTTTTTGGGAATAGAAACTTCAAGTCAACATGGGATTTCATCAGCAGACGCTGCCTTCCCCAAATTGACATCACTTGTATTAGGTTCCTTGGAGGAGTGGGAAGAGTGGAATGAACACAAATGGAGAAGAAGATATTACCAATTTTATAATCCTCCCATGTCTTTGTTCACTCTCGATTTGGGATTGCCCAAAATTGAAGTTGGAGGCACTACCAGATTACCTTCTCCGGAAGATGTCCGAATTTGA
- the LOC110634072 gene encoding uncharacterized protein LOC110634072, which produces MTSVKNNFLPPGLVSNLQEVLLSRKGEEGDRSNDANDKSTEPSTSSSVENTSVNEDNSKPIVLVTNGDGIESPGLAYLVQALVREGLYNVHVCAPQSDKSVSGHSVTLQQTISVTSADINGATAYEVSGTPVDCVSLALSGALFSWSKPLLVISGINRGSSCGNHMFYSGVVAGAREALISGVPSLSISLNWKKNESQESDFKDAVAVCLPLINAAIRDIEKGSFPKRCSLHIEIPTPPSTNKGFKLTKQSMWRSSPCWLAVSANRHPSTGHFMSNQQSLGIQLAQLSRDASAAGAARRLTTQRKNVEIVSVGVAGKSDTGRVKKYFRLEFLDKEQEDSDEDLDFRALENGFVAIIPLSLSPCIEPDIHVTASDWISSAIHEDQQKST; this is translated from the exons ATGACTTCTGTGAAGAACAACTTCCTGCCTCCTGGGTTGGTTTCCAATCTTCAGGAAGTCTTGTTAAGCAGGAAGGGTGAAGAAGGGGACCGATCAAATGATGCTAATGATAAATCAACTGAgccttctacttcttcttctgttGAAAATACTTCCGTAAACGAGGATAATTCCAAGCCTATTGTTTTGGTTACCAATGGAGATGGGATTGAGTCTCCTGGTCTTGCTTATCTAGTTCAAGCTCTCGTTCGTGAAGGCTTGTACAATGTCCATGTCTGTGCGCCGCAATC GGACAAGTCAGTATCTGGTCATTCTGTTACTCTACAACAAACAATTTCTGTGACTTCTGCTGATATTAATGGTGCCACAGCTTATGAAGTTTCAG GGACTCCAGTGGATTGTGTCTCACTAGCACTGTCTGGAGCACTGTTTTCTTGGTCCAAGCCTTTGCTG GTGATCAGCGGAATTAACCGAGGATCAAGCTGTGGCAATCACAT GTTTTACTCAGGTGTTGTTGCTGGAGCTAGAGAGGCATTAATTTCTGGTGTTCCATCTCTATCAATATCACTAAACTG GAAGAAGAATGAAAGCCAGGAAAGTGATTTTAAGGATGCAGTTGCTGTATGTCTGCCATTGATCAATGCTGCTATCAGAGACATTGAGAAGGGGAGTTTCCCAAAAAGGTGCTCTCTGCATATAGAAATCCCCACACCTCCATCTACAAATAAG GGCTTCAAACTGACTAAACAAAGTATGTGGAGATCCTCGCCTTGCTGGCTAGCTGTTTCAGCCAACCGGCATCCTTCTACTGGACATTTTATGTCTAACCAACAAAGTCTTGGCATTCAGCTTGCACAACTTAGTCGAGACGCTTCTGCTGCT GGTGCAGCTCGCCGTTTGACCACACAAAGGAAGAATGTGGAAATCGTATCAGTTGGGGTTGCAGGAAAATCTGATACTGGTCGGGTGAAAAAGTATTTTCGTCtagag TTTCTGGACAAGGAGCAGGAAGATTCTGATGAGGATCTGGATTTCAGAGCACTTGAAAATGGATTT GTTGCCATAATTCCCCTATCGCTTTCTCCATGTATTGAGCCAGACATTCATGTAACAGCTTCAGATTGGATTTCTTCTGCAATTCATGAGGATCAACAGAAGTCTACTTAG